A portion of the Ruminococcus albus AD2013 genome contains these proteins:
- a CDS encoding toprim domain-containing protein has translation MLKRYSDEIIICYDNDDAGIAATEKAIDILEGVGFTVYVISIRDAKDPDEFIKKFGAKQFYQPDKK, from the coding sequence TTGCTAAAGCGTTATTCAGACGAAATAATTATATGTTATGATAATGATGATGCCGGGATAGCAGCAACTGAGAAAGCAATAGACATACTTGAAGGCGTCGGATTTACAGTATACGTGATTAGCATCCGGGATGCAAAAGATCCGGATGAGTTCATAAAAAAATTCGGAGCTAAACAATTCTATCAGCCTGATAAGAAATGA
- a CDS encoding dockerin type I domain-containing protein: MVTATVYVNKSDYNLLRDYLSKRNPKIENIYMFDMNGDGKIDQTDLSALGLLVIILYSGLRDYCTPQKEKSLATSKGGAKLLVLWYDVITINIKPTKGLYVIQIQSKKTTYVMTWVSAS, translated from the coding sequence ATGGTAACTGCGACGGTTTATGTCAACAAATCTGATTATAATCTTCTCAGAGACTATCTTTCAAAAAGAAACCCAAAAATAGAGAACATTTATATGTTTGATATGAATGGTGATGGTAAGATAGATCAAACCGATCTTTCAGCATTAGGTTTGCTTGTAATAATTCTTTATAGTGGTTTAAGGGACTATTGCACTCCCCAGAAAGAAAAGAGCTTAGCGACCTCAAAAGGAGGAGCTAAGCTCTTGGTTTTGTGGTATGATGTAATTACAATAAACATCAAACCAACGAAAGGGTTGTACGTTATTCAAATACAGTCAAAAAAAACGACATACGTCATGACTTGGGTAAGTGCGTCTTGA